Within the Telopea speciosissima isolate NSW1024214 ecotype Mountain lineage chromosome 4, Tspe_v1, whole genome shotgun sequence genome, the region accgaagaagaaagttgtggcattcaaatcatatgaaatcagcgatgaagaagaactgTCTGATGATGAGATCGCTTATTTATCCAAGAAATTTTCAAGATTcattttagtgaaattctctctaaggtgagaggagtgaaCATACGTAAATAttggtcgaaccactataaatctcttgtgttatctttgtgatttgtttaatttcattGATAACTTGTTTATTTccgtaataattttttttattccctaccttcacctattcacccccttcTAGGTGAATCCACATCCTCAAGAATGAAAAACCCTCAACACCATGAGACAAGGTTTTTTCAATTCTGAAATACCTTTCCTTGGATATTTCCACACTCTACTGTATCTCTAACGCGCAGTCAATATGTTGCACGCATCCCCATGTGCACAAGAATCAAGAAAACCACAAAAATAAGTCTTCTATGCAAAACCGTGTTCTGCAAAAGGTTTTCACGTTTTTTATTCTTCAGAAAGATGGGTCTCGTCTCTGTGAACCCGCAACACTTCGCGGATCTCAATTCTGATCTAAAACGAGGAAAATATCCCTGTTTTACTGAAACCCTACGATCTATGAGCATTTTAGTCACTTCAGAAATGTTTCGTGACAGTTCGCCACTCACCAGGCGGCGGCATGGTGTTCCACGCATCACGACATACAACGGGTCTATTCTAGACTATCCGATTAAGCTTATATTTTCAAACTTATTAAAAGTTGTTAGATTTTGTTGATTCCACCTCAAGTAGAGAGGGTTTGCTAGCAGACAACAAAACAGAATTGTTCTCAATGGTTACCGTATATGTGCCATACACCAGAACAGAAATTTACTTCCACGTAGCGCATCCATGTGAGGCACGGTGCACCGCACCTATTAAAAATCTCACGTAAGAATCTAACACGGATGCCTCTGTGTGGCTTCACAAAATTTGTTTACTTGGAATCTTTTAATCTCAGTCGTTGTTTACTGATATGGTGGACACCATAACACATTAAACACCATCCTTCTGGCCTACCAAAACTCACGAAATGGAATCTTTATCATAGAACACATATTTTATACCCAAATCGACCCAAACAAATTTGAGAATGACCTCTGTAACCACAAACACGTGATTACAGACCTGTTGCATAAATAAACAACACAATACTCCCAAAATCCGTTCAAAGCCATTCAACCCTTTCTCAATTCGCTCCATTTTCATGCGATTTCACGAAAACCTCAATAACTTCCTCATCTGACATCGAAAATAGGTGAAACAAATTGCATTGTAACCACTATTCGACAAGTTACATTTCTTGTGCAGATTATTCTGCCCAATTCGGCCATTAAGACTTACGAAAATATATTCAAAGTGGATCCCACTGCACGATCCTATGAAATCCCAACTTTTTATGTACAAGGCCTTCACCTGTTGCTTCGagcctttgccaaacactgtaTAAGGACCTAATATACTTCAAAAAGTCATTCTCCATGCTTGGATTTCGCTGTAATGCTATCAAATGACCAAACTGCCCTTGACACTGTGTAGAAACCCGTTTGACCATTCCAACTCtaccaaaccaccaatagctactgtcacaacaccactatgaccaaatacgttgccaacaatgacaacaacattccACACACTCTTGTGGACTAATACTTTTTACCTACAAACCCAATGATCAGCCCTGCTCCATTCaatacaaagaaaattttccaCTCTCCACTCTGTCAAACTCTATCGACGTAGAAATAGAGGTTGACCTATTCCAATAAGCACAACGTACTGTACCAATGAGTTATATCTGGTACAAATTACATGTTAAGAAGTAAAGGGAGGAACAGATGTTGAAAATTGAGAAAGATAAACTCCGTAAATTTGCAGTTTGAATAGCACGAAGGATCTTGGTTGCATGCTTATCAGCAGAAACAAATTGCAAATGGAAATGGTTGCCTTTAGTGGAGAATTGAGACAGATAAACAGGGAATAACAAACCATAGCAGAGCAGGATTTGAGTATTGGGTCTCGTTAAGGGGAGACTCAAACAATCAGAGCATAGCATTAGAAAATATGACCTTCAACATAATAACATAACAGAATACTTATTTAATAGCCTCCACAAACATTGAAAAGCATTCGCCAGCGAACGGCCGCCTAAGGAGCCAGAGCACCACCTCTGGCAGCAGATACAGTATAAGAACTACTGGACCAGAAAGACACAAGACAGATAAAACTGTAAATAATTGAGGGGCGGGgggaacaaaagaaaattgtCCTGCGGGAAATATGCTCCccattaaagaaagaaaaatctcaGATCCAACTATTCCATGTTACCCTAAGAGAGAATCCATTATTTCTCAACCAATCAGTAgctccgagagagagagagagagggtaatGTGAAAGATGATTACTTGCGTCGTTGTCGTCTCCGGCGAGTAGTAGCGCCGCTGAACTCCAAGCCTCCAACAACTTGAAAGATCGGAGAAGacgagaggggggggggggcgccgCTGAGCTCCAGCTAGGGTTTAGGAAATGTTCTACCCTGTTCTTCGATCGTGAAAGGGGAAGTGAGAGAGAAAATGAGAAGGGACGGCGATATGGGTATTTTACTCTTCTCGTTTTTCGTTTTAACCAAAAAAGGTTTTTGTGTAATTACGCCTTAGAAAAGGTATAATTGTACATTATCTTTTTCATGTTAACATTTAACGTCTGAAATTAACGGAATGGACTTAAATGGTTTTCAGTTGAAATGTAAAAGGTACACTGAAATTTTGAGGAGGTGTgtgtaaaattatcaaaacctTAAAGGTGCATGAGAAATATTGGGTCCATTTCAAGGACATGTGTATCTATCTCAAAATTATAACATACAAATGTTATAATACCGACACACATAGGAACCTTTTCCCTAACACAATTTATTTGGCAATAATTTTTGCTTCCAGCTTTAAAAGATCTTAAATTTAATTGACATATTTTCCATAGCATCACGCGACCATGTGAAAATTTTTAGACCAATTTGATTTCTCCACAAGTCGTTATAATGGTCAACAAATTGTATGAAAATTTAGTTCTTTGTTAAAATAATAGAGTGAATCTCATGCACAATGGATCATTTGGTTGAGATATGTCACTAAATTTGATACTTGGCTTCTCTAGTTAAAAAATTACCCATCTGTCCAATAGTGAGAATGCCaatcatctttttcttttttttatggaaaagaaTGCCAATCATCTTGTTCAAGTGGCAAAAAATTATTGAATGTGTGGGAATGTCATAGGAACTCTtatactaaaaaagaaaggaaaaattacatgccCCTCCCTTGTACTATGCCTTAATTACACCTTCCTCTCATGTATTTTCCCCAATTACACCCAGACCCCCTTTGGATGACGGTGTTAACCTGTTGTTAGTTTTAGTTTGGAAAatattattttacccttgtactaaaacagcAGAAGTAAATTACAATGCTACccctttcttcatcttcaacctaaaacacccAATACTATCTTTCCTCCatcgccagcaccaccaccgccgccaccattATTCCCTCTTAGAAAGTAGAGGAATGGTCTATTAAATAATCTATCCATTCTCCAAGTCCCAATTCATCCCATATGGGATCATTTTGTTAAGAAGCTATGTAAAATGAACTCGACTTGAGAAATATAAATTCATTTCCCGCACACTTCGGAGAGCAGAATACAATAAAAGACAAGCTTAACGGAAATGTGAAAAAGAACTGAAAAGCAGAATGCAGAAGGAATGGGATCAAGCAGGAGAGTCTCcggatagaagaaagagaagaaatataaagcaaaacaacaacaaaaatatggttaacttttttttcttaatttgcaAACAGAATTGCAGGGTGTGAGAGGAGATAaagaatggagaaaaaaaatccataggTCAATTCTTCCgtgaaataaaagataaggttACTGAAAAACATTACAGAGGACCTTCGTGTCAACTTCAAGTGAATGATTCATTTTCAATGTTGATGAGAGCAAGAgcgagaaagagatagagactTAAAACGATTTATGTCCTTTTTTCTAAGGGcgtctttggtatagtttttattttttatttttgtcttaaaaaatgttttttgtttgcgtttggtatcatttatggagcttgtttctatttaaaaaagattgaaaaaaacaaaaaatatattgaaACATGTTTTTGACCTTTATCATTTTATTCTGTTTCTGTGCTAGAAACATGTTTCTAGGCTCTAAAATGGAGTTTGATAAACTTGTTCCAAAAACgtttttagaacaaaaaaacaacacaaatcTGCTTTGAAACACTTTTTACCAAATCAATGAATTATTACAGAAATGCAATTGTTTGACTAAACTTACTTAAACAGTTAAAAATAAGATGAAAACATCCACCATGATCATGTATGACAATGCCAAAAGGATCTTGGTGGagtcgaaccaccatccccttataacatgcttgagacatgcgcatgttccaagtgctttaccaatttgagctaaagacccaactaGTAGAGTTTGAAGTTTACAAGTAACCCAAACCTAACCAAAATCTAATGAACAGATTCAAATGAAATCCAAACCTCATTGAACTACAAACATAATATCAATGGGGTGCtaatgaaaaagaaatcattTACAGATAGGTCACTACAATGTGGTGTCAATTTCAAGAACAATATAAGCAAGAACAAAAAGtgctaataaaaaataaagttcatTGTATCCATGGATCTCCAAACCAGAGTTCAATTTTCCCAAGTCTTTTAGGACTGTAGTTTTTTCAGTGGTTTTAATATATGctttattataaaataaaaataaaaagtcttTTAAACTCTCCCTTGTTCCTTATATATTcagaacaatttttttaattcatttccTATGGCTGAGATTATCAACACCAACATAGACCTtacttgctgcccctacacacacttAGACACTCACCCATCCCTTATtgcccctacacacactcacaaactcacactcacccccaccccttgctgcccctactaCAAATGAGCTTACCTTGTGCATGCTTACCCCTCTTTAATTAATAAATGAGTTGGTTCAAGCCTGTCACATCTTtcccaaaacacaaaaacctGCATGTTTTCCACTCTTACAGCTCACCAAGAAAAAGATCAATTCTTTTCCTCAATTCTGATTCATAAATTTAAATCATATTTGTTATGTGGTTCATGccaaccaaaattaaataactgaagGAAAAAATACTCTCAACAAGCCATGTTTATCTGCAATGTATATGGCTAATCCAATAGTTCCATCCTttggtttggtaggtttttTTTATCAGTCCTATATGTTGTACTCATTGTCATTTTTTATGGtccatctcaaccatatgaCTCACCTTATTTgacttttttcttttacattttaacaaattgttttcaaaattatgagtctttttctttcaaatctttATTATCATGGGGCAATGTTTGTCTCAGCTGATACTTCTCGCCTTAGTAAAGGCTGATATGGATGGTTTTCTACAAGTTTCATTGCCAACTAAGCTGCCATGTATGGCAGAAAACAAACTTGTACAGAGAGGCTCTATAGGCTATGAAGAGAAGCCTCTCCCCATCATGGCAACCACCACCCACCCTAAGGCCTTAGCCcaacaaaatttctttttttgtggtgggggggggggggaatggagACAAATTTCTGAGCTGAGCTTGGCTGGGTTGAAGACAACAATGTATGTGGCAGTCACTCCATATTCCAATATTCTATAGCCATTACCGTTTCTGTAAAGCTCTAAGGTAGTAGGCTTGGCAAGGGAGATGCAGAGGGAAACCATAGAGGAACTGTCTCCTCTTAACGAGATTAAAGATTCCAATTGCCAAGGAAGCACAGGATATATAAATATAACAGAACAGAAGAATAACAATaaccaaattgaagaagcaGCAGCTCTCCTGTTTCAATCAGATTATTAACAAGACAAGATTCGGATAAATATTTCAGCCATTTAAGCTgaatagagaaatagagatgGAATTCAGAGGGCGAAGAGCCAAAGACGATAGATTATTATTTCTGATATCACCATAGGAgaaccaaaagaggagaaagTTTTACATGTTTCATGGATTTGAAGCTTACCGATGGAACCGTCAAATTCCCTGCGATTCTGAGAGCTTGTTTTGCTACTGTCCCCATTAGTAATCGTTCCTTCTACCCTTCAATGGCTCTCcctttttgttctctctctctgtctctcctccTCTCGCACTAAGAGAGATGAAGAATATGGCGGCAGAGAACTAGATAggaagacaaaaaaataaaaaggggtttTTTTAGATGAATTTGAGGAAGCATAGAGGGGTTTTACCTGTGGAGCTTAGATCGGTGTGTGAGAGGTTGGATTTTCTGAGTCGACCTTTGATCATTGGGGAAAAGCAAATCTTGAATGTTTAGGGTTTCTGCAAAAATGAGAGCACAGATCAGTTTTTGTTGGAGAAGACGATGtgcagaggaagaaggagaagaagaaaaagaaagggaagagaagaagatgcgcagaggaagaaggagaagaggatgCGTAGATTCGTTCGGACCACTCACGGATTTTCGGCTTCGGGATAGGGAAGATGcacagaggaagaaggagaagaagttgcAGACGATGTCGCATATGCTAATGTCATTGGAGAAGACGATGTCAATGGGGGCTTCTCGTTGGAGCAAACAAGAGCGACTCTGGAGCTGGTCACAAGAAATTATCGGGCACACTTTCGaattttttcactttttgtTTCACTTGAAGTGTTTCAAAACTTAAGAACCAAGTTAAACCTTGTTTCGTAAATAggtgttttagttgttttttttggtcGATTCGCTTCACTAACACAAAAAAACAATCCAGTGAACCCAAACACTTTATTCCATTTTTCTGTGCCAGTAGCAtagaaaaatgccaaaaataagaaacaaaagtgttaccaaacgggctCTTATAGTTTTTCGTTGAAAACTGTTTTTCGTTATGTATATGGACAATTTAACGAGCATGTGCTCATAAAGCCCAAAATTAAAGGGTAAAAGAGtaaattgattttgttttttaaaaaagcATGCCTCTGACctattctccttctccttcatcgATCAACAGAGAGATGAATACTTTAATTATTACAGAAGATGGGGTGTGTCGTTGGAGACCATGATCACAGGGAAACAAAACCCTGAAACTCTCTTGATTCTTATACTCTTCAATGTCAGGAGTTATGTTCGCTTTAGTCAATGGTGTACTGAATCCGTTGGGATTCTGAGAACAAGTCTGCCTTTTCTCTAATGGTCTTCATGACTTTTGCGTAGTGAGACACTGCAGCAGGATCAGCTGGATCTATGGTGATCTTCTCTTTACGCAGAATCCCAAGGGCTGTCTCAAATTTGTTCTTTACCTCGAGAAATATGTTCTTCAACATCTCATCTCCCTTAAGGGCTGCGGGCGCAGCTTCCTTAGCAAAGAAGCGAACTAGAACACCATGCTCCTGTTGTAATATTATCTGACCAACATAGAGCTGTCTGGATCTCGATAAGAGACGAGAAGCTAACGCCATGATCGGAACTTCTCTGCTTCAACCTCTGAGACGAGATGGCAGCGGCAAGTTGTTAAGATTTATGGTGAGAATTTCTGCCGCCCCATACATTCTGAAATGGGTATAACTATGGTGTTTTCTACTGCTTTCCCATGAattattcaattttgtttttccttttggcttcttcaattattccaactatttttttcttcttttattaatcGAATTTACCGTATCAATTTGATTAATTTGAGCTTCCTCTCATCCCTTTCCATTTTCTAGGAAgggagatgggtgaagagagaatatcGTCACCcaccatttcttcaaaaaactattctacatatgaccataccaaaccattgttcaatctaTATTGTCGAATGTTTACCAaaagatttttagtttttgattaaaaatggttttcattaatgatttttgttaaatagataaaaataaaaattagaaatgataccaaagagagcctaagcTATAAAGGTACAGACTTTGAATATAaacgatttctctctctctctctctctctctctctctctctctctctctaagtgCCCGCTTGAAAACcttacgggtgtttctgttctggatatgtgctgagaaacagcaaaacagttttttcattttctgttctgagaaaccgtttttgaccggcttggtaaacctgttcttgaaaacaagcaaaaccctttctttttttcttttcttttttttaaaattaacaaaaggatatgtttggcacacttttccaattttacaaaaaaGCATAGTGAACGAATAGAGGAGTTTTTATcgggcacacttttccaattttcagccaagaaacgacagaacatgtcaagtcaaaagtcttccagatagcataaattttgatttatatttcCAAAAACcatatcattgctatattaaATCATTTTTATATCTTATTTCTTAAGGACTCGAAAAACTACAATGAAGTTACTGTGCTACCAAAGCCTTGTGTCATGTttcctctttaaaaaaaaaataccaaacataGATGCAGATGAACAGCTCAAAACAGGGAGTTGCCAGCTTTTTGTTGATAAAATTAAATCCTGTAGATGAACAGCTCGATAGAAATCCAGAAGTAAGCAGTATGTGGAAGGAGACAGTAGTTTATCTTCATATAACCATTAACTAGATCGAGTCTCATATATTGTATAtagcagcataggttgctgctaCAAAATGAAAGGTCTCTAAAAGACTATCAAACCAGAGATATAGGGGAGTAAATACTGATATAAATTTGCTCTAATATCATGTGGCAGCAGAGAAACCTGCAATTAGTACTTACCAAgcttgagaagagaaagagagaagaaggtgaAGAGCACAGTcgatggagaggagagaaagctAGAACACGATAGGATAATCTCCCTATCATGGGCTGGGCTAgtctagtatatatatatatatatatatatatattccaagTCAAAACAGCTCTTAGTATGGAATCCTACCCTGCTAAGATATGATACTAAGTCTGCAGATTACAATAAGAGCTAATCTAGTTACTAGTTACAACTAAAATACTATCCCACAATACAGCAAACACCATACCATGCTACACCACACTACCCACGATATATTTTTACAGCAGGAAACTAATTATTCCTATCATCATTATTTCtcacatagttatcaaggcgtcgcctaggcggccAGACGCCTTGGTCTACTTGTCCGCCTAATTGGTGTTGCCTTGTTTTTTGTCCCTCTTCACCACCTTGGGTCGcttagatgccgtgacaactatgatttctCGATATTATTAATGAAATCCATTCTTCAATAGTTAGGAATTAATGcgtcaaaattttttttttttttttaaaatgatatttcattACTTGTCCAGTGGTGCCTATTTTAGATGTAATTAGAGTTCGCACAGGTATGTTTTCTGCCATGTTTATTGGAAACTGTTCATTTAGTGGTTATCGTtattgttggatttttaattgtatttaaaattaaagattcaaaacacGTTTTTTATGGATGTGTTAGAGGGTTATGTCTTTCCTTATAGACACTTAAATAGCCAATAggtgcctattggaagacttgtttgagtggctaacaaacaagcctaatgggaaaagacatgagttgggacatatctcttggagacatcccttaggggtatctcttggagacatcccttaggggtatctcttcctctcctatataaagagaggaggtcttgctcattctctaacaattgtttttaaaatacattttttCCTACCCATCGTAGTCGGTCAGTATCGATGAATTAAtgaatatagcctttggacgccttttgtaatcacatttggaactgcaacctatgtgattagagagttgttttatcttgggggtatagatgcatggtcaaccccgattgcagaattggggcatctaaaaaccttaaggagagcatcgtttgatgcgactcaactctaccatttattgttTAGGTTACACAAGAGGATGTGTATTGTTGATGCGGTGCGATACTATTGTCATACCAATCagataagtcttgtatttactatttgtttattgtatttctagtcttatacttgctgcccaTGATATTTTACTCTTACAGTTATATATTCCATTCTGGCAGAATTCTTGTTCTATGTCCATATAAAATTGTATTTAACAAAAGTACTAGGTGAGTTTCAGGTCAGCGAGGAGAGGAGGCGGAGAAGATGGCTGGTGGGCATTCTGATATGATCTCTACCATCCCAAGTAATTGAGATGCGACTTTAGATTTGTATGCCCAGCATCTTGCCTATTTCTAATTCTTGACTATAAATTGTATATTTAACTCTTGAAATGGAATTGCATTCTATCTCCTATCTTTGAATCTCAACTACCTTAAAATTAAAACCCATCTATTCACTTCCCAATTTCTGCCAATAGTTTCTAGGTGGGTTGGCGCAGGAAACCTTTTTGGTGGCCTGGATAGATAGAACCCAAGGTCCCCTGCTAACATATCAAATTTTAGCCCAAACagagttttgaaaaatctgaacCATAGGAGAGTAGGAGAGTGAAATGTCAAAATTCAATTAACACCATGAATAACTCAACAGAAAAGAAAACTCAACTTACCAACATTAAAAGTTACATGTATAGCTTTCTTAATTTGATCCAACAATTAGTGCAGTTGTTAAATTAGCATGGTATAGGTTTAGGGGTGGAGGGGGCAGAGGGTTTGCGATAGAGAGGGGAAGGGgataatagaagaaaaagaagagaaaattttaagttttgcACTCACACCATTTTAACTAGATTGACTTGAGATtataataaaaagggaaaatatcaagCAAAAAATATTTTGTGATTTTAACTAGGTTGACTTCACATTATAATAGATGCTTCCTTTGTTTGTAGTCAATGTGGGATTAACTGGCTTATTTCccctccttggttttggatctATGTAAATCTGATACCGTGCGCTTTCCCTGCGCCCATGAATGAATTTcggtttaccaaaaaagaaacaatgttGGATAAATAATAATGAGAGGGTTATTTCccctccttggttttggatctATGTAAATCTGATACCTTGCGTTTTTCCTGCGCCTATGAATGAATTTcggtttaccaaaaaagaaacaatgttGGATTAATAATAATGAGAGGGTTTTCTGGGCAAGTGACAGAGGAGCGGTGCAATGGTTTCCTACGTAGGATGACGGAGATCATTTCatggatccaaatcctctacGATGCGGCTGTCTGTCTTGCCTGTGCTGCGTAGACACAGGGCCGCACGCAAAGACTGCCTTAACCCCACTCAGTCAAGGCGCTCGAGCATGGATAAAGCGGTCTTTGCGCGCAGCCCTGTGTCTGCTTAGCACATGCAGGACAGGCAGCCGTgccatagaggatccaaatccttatttcatatggagagagagagagtgttggCATACCTGAGctgctagagagagagagagagtgtgtgtgtatTGGTGTACCTTTCCATGGCGGCTCATAGAACATTTTCCTAAATAacaatagggaaaaagaaccattacccaaaaaaaataggaaaagaactatgTCCAATAGTGTGGCCGATGCCAATGCTCTCCATGTgtctatttttctcttcttgtgaAAATGCGCCTCTACCCTCTGTTttggggatgagagagatagacaggGAGAGTTGGCATAGGCTAtgctcctggacagagaaccaCTTCTCATCATAATAGTGATAACAAAAAGGCATGTAAACACCCACATACACAATAGTGATAACAAAAGGGATGTAAACACCCACACACTTTCTCCCTGAAGCGCATTGTGTTCATGgattaactctctctctctctctctctatcaaaaaaaaaaacatctctcTTACACAATGATGTAAAAATCTTCTCCGGCGTGCGCCAGTGTGTCTAGCATGCAACGAATGGTTGAGCATTGGCCTTGGGGACCGTGTCAGCCTGCCCAGCCATCTGAAACGCGCTGGAGAGGATCAGGACTCCTCTCAATGTTCATGCCTCCAGTCTTAGAACCTTCATAAGCCGGTATTAAAGGCAGAGTTTAGTAAAACTTTTAGAAACAAAAGCATCAAGATCAATTTTAAGTACAAACTTATGAATTGTATCTGATATGAAAGAAAGTCATGTCAAAAAAAGCACGCACTTGTTAGAATCTTTGATGTGGAGTCTATAAATTATACGTCCTCTGGTATGGTGGTTGAATTATACTGACTTAATAATTGGGTCTTACCTGCCCTAGACATCTTGAGAAGATTGGAATGGAGCAATGCTGCATTTATCTTGTTTGAATGCCCTTCTTCAATTATTTGTGGGATTGCTTGTTGCAGTACTGATGAAAAACATTCGCATTACTTAGTTATAATGTTTCAGTCTCACggaatccataaaaaaaaaagggtttttcacAAATGCCTCTTTGAAAATGTCCATTTTTTCAAATGCCCtcttacaatttttctaattgtaaatttCCCCTTATTTTCAAAACATTATTGCAGTTTGATCCAATCCGTTAGAATGGAACATTAGAAGTTAGTTTTagagaatctaatgaccaaaatactttatgataaaaaccaacaaaaattaaagGGTAAAGTTATCAACtgaccctcatcttccccaaatagtttaggtttgaaactgaaaccctaaacctaaacgATTCCACAAATTCGAATCGCCGTTGTTAATCAATTTTAACTCAGCAATTGTTCTAAAAGTTAACTTCCATTACTAAGCTCAGCAATTGTTCTGCAACTATACTGctcatcatctcctccaacagTTCTCAAATTCGAATTGCCGCTGCCTCTGTCGACCACTGAAAAGGGATTCAAAACATGAATACGATCCCAATagctctttcctttcttctaccACT harbors:
- the LOC122659664 gene encoding probable ATP synthase 24 kDa subunit, mitochondrial, which codes for MALASRLLSRSRQLYVGQIILQQEHGVLVRFFAKEAAPAALKGDEMLKNIFLEVKNKFETALGILRKEKITIDPADPAAVSHYAKVMKTIREKADLFSESQRIQYTID